The Brassica napus cultivar Da-Ae chromosome C7, Da-Ae, whole genome shotgun sequence genome has a segment encoding these proteins:
- the LOC106387341 gene encoding NADH dehydrogenase [ubiquinone] 1 alpha subcomplex subunit 9, mitochondrial produces MQAVSRRLIQRPLAGGASIYSSSSLRSLHGVSDHFNGNDNRRYSSSLATKGVGHLARKGTGGRSSVSGIVATVFGATGFLGRYLVQQLAKMGSQVLVPFRGSEDNPRHLKLMGDLGQVVPMKFDPRDEDSIKAVMAKANVVINLIGREYETRNFSFKEVNHHMAEKLALVAKEHGGIMRFIQVSCLGASVSSPSRMQRAKAAAEEAVLSALPEATVMRPATMIGTEDRILNPWAMFVKKYGFLPLIGGGTNKFQPVYVVDVAAAIVAALKDDGSSMGKTYELGGPDVFTPHDLAEIMFDMIREWPRYVKLPFPIAKAMAGTRDFMVNKVPFPLPSPQIFNLDQINTLTTDTLVSDKALTFQDLDLVPHKLKGYPVEFLIQYRKGGPNFGSTVSEKIPTDFYN; encoded by the exons ATGCAGGCAGTTTCAAGGAGATTGATCCAGCGGCCTCTCGCCGGAGGAGCTTCGATTTATTCGTCATCTTCTCTCAGATCGCTCCATGGAGTCTCAGATCACT TCAATGGGAATGATAATCGTCGCTACTCGTCTTCCCTGGCTACAAAGGGCGTTGGACACCTCGCTCGCAAGGGTACTGGTGGCAGATCCTCCGTGAG TGGCATTGTAGCTACGGTGTTTGGAGCCACTGGGTTTCTTGGTCGTTATCTTGTGCAGCAGCTAG CTAAAATGGGATCGCAAGTGCTAGTTCCTTTCCGCGGCTCAGAGGACAATCCTCGACATCTCAAGTTGATGGGAGATTTAGGACAG GTTGTACCGATGAAATTTGATCCAAGAGACGAAGACTCTATTAAGGCTGTCATGGCAAAGGCTAATGTCGTTATCAATCTAATTG GAAGAGAGTACGAGACCAGAAATTTCAGTTTCAAAGAGGTGAATCATCACATGGCCGAGAAACTTGCATTG GTGGCCAAAGAACATGGTGGAataatgagatttattcaagttTCTTGTCTGGGAGCTTCTGTATCATCCCCTTCAAGAATGCAGAGGGCAAAGGCTGCTGCTGAGGAAGCTGTCTTGAGCGCGCTGCCTGAG GCGACAGTCATGCGACCTGCGACCATGATTGGTACAGAGGACAGAATCTTGAACCCCTGGGCAATGTTTGTTAAGAAATATGGTTTCCTCCCGCTCATAGGTGGTGGGACCAACAA ATTCCAGCCCGTATATGTGGTTGATGTTGCTGCTGCGATCGTTGCAGCTCTAAAGGATGACGGCTCCAGCATGGGGAAAACGTATGAGTTGGGTGGTCCAGATGTCTTTACCCCTCATGATTTG GCAGAGATCATGTTTGATATGATCCGTGAATGGCCTCGATATGTGAAGCTTCCATTTCCAATTGCTAAG GCAATGGCGGGTACTCGGGATTTCATGGTCAACAAAGTCCCCTTCCCTCTACCCTCTCCCCAGATCTTCAACCTTGATCAAATCAATACGCTTACGACAGATACACTTGTATCAGACAAGG CCTTGACGTTTCAGGATTTGGACCTTGTCCCTCATAAGTTGAAGGGATATCCAGTGGAGTTTCTTATCCAATATCGCAAGGGTGGTCCTAATTTCGGTTCTACTGTCAGTGAAAAGATTCCAACAGACTTCTACAATTGA
- the LOC106377771 gene encoding uncharacterized protein LOC106377771 produces the protein MPHNDPLLVDLDIGECLVAKVLIDTGSSVDLIFRDTLDKMGVDLRDMKPSSRKLTGFNGASEKMIGTIRLPVYAGGITRTVKFSVIRAKAPYNAILGTPWLHSMKAVPSTYHHCVKFPGKDGKTQTIRGDQQAARELLIATVKMQQQASLVNSVSKPLHKIYPQKEEIREVAIDESDPTKIIRVGVYLSDDICSRIISFIKDNASTFAWKTSDMKGIDPAVTSHELHVDPTFKPIRQKRRKLGPERSKAVNEEVDKLLDTGFITEVRYPEWLANPFVVKKKNGKWRICVDFTDLNKACPKDNYPLPHIDRLRGIEANPKQISAILDLPNPKNSREVQRLTGRIAALNRFIS, from the exons ATGCCACATAACGATCCTCTCCTCGTCGACCTCGACATCGGTGAATGCCTAGTCGCAAAAGTCCTTATTGATACCGGAAGCTCAGTCGATCTCATCTTTCGCGACACACTCGACAAAATGGGAGTTGATTTAAGGGATATGAAGCCTTCCTCTCGCAAGCTCACCGGCTTCAACGGAGCCTCAGAGAAAATGATCGGGACAATTCGTCTTCCAGTATACGCAGGTGGTATAACCCGCACcgtcaagttctccgtcatccGCGCCAAAGCACCCTATAATGCCATACTCGGAACACCATGGCTGCATTCCATGAAAGCTGTTCCTTCGACTTATCATCATTGCGTCAAGTTTCCCGGAAAAGACGGCAAAACACAGACAATTCGGGGAGATCAACAAGCCGCGAGAGAACTGCTGATCGCAACTGTAAAGATGCAGCAACAGGCTTCCCTTGTCAACTCCGTCAGTAAACCACTCCACAAGATATACCCTCAGAAGGAGGAAATTCGCGAAGTCGCAATCGATGAGTCCGACCCGACGAAAATCATCCGAGTTGGCGTCTACCTGTCCGACGACATATGTTCaaggatcatctctttcatcaaagACAACGCCTCGACGTTCGCCTGGAAGACTTCCGACATGAAGGGGATCGACCCCGCAGTTACCTCCCATGAACTGCACGTCGACCCGACGTTCAAACCCATCCGACAGAAGCGACGAAAACTCGGTCCAGAACGATCTAAAGCCGTAAACGAAGAAGTCGACAAGCTCCTCGACACGGGTTTCATTACCGAAGTCCGATACCCCGAATGGTTGGCTAATCCGTTtgtcgtcaaaaagaaaaatggcaaATGGCGCATATGCGTCGACTTCACAGACCTCAACAAGGCGTGCCCAAAGGACAATTACCCACTCCCTCATATCGATCGTCTC CGAGGAATCGAAGCTAACCCTAAGCAGATCTCGGCGATCCTCGACCTTCCAAACCCGAAGAACAGCCGCGAAGTACAGCGACTAACCGGACGCATAGCAGCTCTCAACAGGTTTATCTCGTGA